The genomic stretch ACCAAGCTCTGAAGACCACGCCTCTGAACGCCGCGCACCGCGCCCTGGGGGCCCGCATGGTGGGCTTCGGCGGCTATGACATGCCGGTTCAGTATGAGGGTGTCCTGGCCGAGCACCGCTGGACCCGCGAACACGCCGGCCTGTTCGACGTGTCGCACATGGGCCAGTGCAAGATCACCGGCGAGGACGCCACCGCCCAGTTCGAACGTTTCGTGCCCGGCGACTATGAAATCCTGAAGGCCGGCAAACAGAAATACTCCCTGCTGCTGAACGACAAGGGCGGCATCATCGACGACCTGATGGCCGGCCGCCCCGACCACGACGGCCTGTTCGTCGTCGTCAACGCCGGCAATAAGGACAAGGACTTCGCCTTCTGGAGCGCAAACCTCGAAGGCGACGCCAAGCTGACGGTGCTGGACCGCGCCCTGATCGCCATCCAGGGACCGGAGGCCGCCGAGGTCATGGCCGCGCACGAGCCGATCCTGGCCGAAATGGGCTTCATGGAATGCGCCCGCCTGATGCTGTTCGGCGCCGACTGCTACGTCTCGCGCTCGGGCTATACCGGCGAAGACGGCTATGAGATTTCGGTCCCGGCCGACCAGGCCGAGCGCATCTGGAACACCATCCTGGAGGACGCCCGCGTCAAGCCGATCGGCCTGGGCGCACGCGACAGCCTGCGGCTCGAAGCCGGCCTGCCGCTGCACGGCCATGACATCGACCCGACGACCTCGCCGGTCGAAGGGGCGCTGACCTTCGCCCTGTCCAAGTCGCGCAAGGAGCGCGCGGACTTCAACGGCGCCGACCGCATCCTGAAGGAACTGGCCGACGGTCCTTCGCGCGTCCGCATCGGTCTGATCGTCAAGGAAGGCGCCCCGGCCCGCGAAGGCGCCGAGATCGCCGACATGGACGGCAACGTCATCGGCAAGGTCACCTCGGGCGGCCCCTCCCCCACCCTGGGCAAGAACATCGCCATGGGCTTCGTGCCGCCGGCCTATGCCGCGCTGGGCGCGGACCTGAAGGTCATCGTGCGCGGCAAGACCGCCGCCGCCGAAGTCGTCGCCATGCCCTTCGTGGCGCAACGCTATTACCGGAAGCCGAAGGCCTGACCGCCCTCTCTTTCCGCCACCCTAGGCCTTGTGCCTAGGGTCCATAAACACCGACGCCCGCCGTCGGATCACGACTTTCGACACCGAGAGTCTGGATCCTAGGCACAAGGCCTAGGATGACGAGTTTAAACATCGGGCCGCTTGCGGGCGGGTCTTGCGAGGATAGTACAGATGAAGTTCACCAAGGATCACGAGTGGGTCAGCCTGGACGGCGACATCGCCACCGTGGGCATCTCGAAACACGCCGCCGACGCCCTGGGCGACGTGGTGTTCGTGGAAGTGCCTGAGGTCGGCAAGACCGTCGCCAAGGGCGCCAGCTTCGCTGTAGTCGAGAGCGTCAAGGCGGCGTCCGACGTCTACGCCCCCGTCTCGGGCGAAGTGGTCGAGGCCAATGACGCCCTGTCGACCGCTCCGGAAACCGTCAACGCCGCCCCGGAAGGCGACGGCTGGTTCGCCAAGATCAAGGTGTCGGACGCCGCGGAGCTGGACGCCCTGATGGACCGGGCCGCCTACGACGAGTTCCTAAAGACCCTCTGAGTTTCACGACGCGCCCTTTGTCATCCCGGCCGAAGCGAAGCGGAGAGCCGGGACGGACAGGGCGCCAGCTTTCCTTGTCCCGAAGAGCGAAGCTCATCCGGGACACACGCCGACCGACCTCCCGTTGTCCCGGTTCAGCCCTTCAGGCCGACCGGGACGGAAACATTAAAAGCCCCCGTCCCGGCTCTCCGCTTCGCTTCGGCCGGGATGACAAGCGGAATGTGAACTGAACCATGCGTTATCTCCCCCTGACGCCCGACGACCGCACGGCGATGCTCGCCGCCATCGGCGCGAAATCGATCGACGACCTGTTCGTAGACGTGCCCGAGGCGGCGCGGCTGGACGGGCCGGTGGACCTGCCCCGCGTGGCCGGCGAGATGGAGGTCGAACGCGCCCTGTCCGCCATGGCCGCCAAGAACGCCACGGCCGGCGCAACGCCCTTCTTCTGCGGCGCAGGGGCCTATAAGCACCACGTCCCAGCGACGGTGGACCACATCATTCAGCGGTCGGAGTTCCTGACCAGCTACACCCCCTATCAGCCGGAAATCGCGCAAGGGACCCTACAGTACCTGTACGAGTTCCAGACCCAGGTCGCGAACCTGACCGGCATGCCGGTGGCCAACGCCTCCCTCTATGACGGCTCGACCGCCATGGCCGAGGGCGTGCTGATGGCGACCCGCGTGACCCGCCGCAACAAGGCGGTGATCTCGGGCGGCGTCCACCCCCACTACGTCAAGGCGACCGAGACCGTGGTCCACGCCGTCGGCGTCGAGACCCAGGTTCTGGCCCCGGCCTTCGACGCCGAGGCCGCCGTGATCGACCAGATCGGTCCGGACACCGCCTGCGTCGTCGTCCAGACCCCGAACGTCTTCGGCACGGCGACGGATGTCACCAAGATCGCCGAGGCCGCGCACGCCGCCGGCGCCCTGCTGATCGTCGTGGTCACAGAAGCCGTGTCCATGGGCCTGCTCAAGTCGCCCGGCGAGATGGGCGCGGACATCGTCGCGGCCGAGGGCCAGTCGATCGGCAACGCCCTGAACTTCGGCGGTCCCTATGTCGGCCTGTTCGCCACCCGCGAAAAGCTGATCCGCCAGATGCCCGGCCGCCTGACGGGGGAGACCGTGGACGCCGACGGCGAGCGCGGCTTTGTCCTGACCCTGTCCACACGCGAGCAGCATATCCGCCGCGACAAGGCGACGTCGAACATCTGCACCAATTCCGGCCTCTGCACCCTGGCCTTCACCATCCACATGAGCCTGCTGGGCGAGACGGGGCTGCGCAAACTGGCCCTGCTGAACCACGAGAAGGCCGTGGCCACGCGCGACGCCCTGGCGGCCATTCCGGGCGTCGAGATCCTGACTGACCGCTTCTTCAATGAGTTCGCGGTGCGCCTGCCCAAGAATGCGGCCGAGGTCGTGGATACGCTTGCCGGGCATCATCTGCTGGCCGGCGTGCCCTACAGCCGTCTGGCGCCCGATGCGGGGATGGATGACGTCCTGCTGGTCGCCGCGACCGAGACCACCCTGGATGTGGACATCCAGATCCTGGCCAAAGCGCTTACCCAAGTCCTCGGCGCCTAAGGGATACTGACCATGAGCACCATGAACACTGTCGGCCGCCCGACCGCCCCGAACCAAGTCCAAACCAAGCCCGCCACCCTGACCGGCGGCCGCGGCCTGTTGCAGAACGAAGCCCTGATCTTCGAGGGCGACGGCTGGGGCAAGACCGGCGTCGATCTGCCGGAACCCAAGACGGACGGCTCCGACCTGGGCGACCTGGTCCGCAAGGATCCGATCGGCCTGCCCGGTCTGTCGGAGCCCGAGGCCATGCGCCACTATGTGCGGCTGAGCCAGAAGAACCACGCCATCGACCTGGCCATCTATCCGCTGGGCTCGTGCACGATGAAGCATAACCCGCGCCTGAACGAGAAGATGGCGCGCCTGGCCGGCTTCTCGGACATCCACCCGCTGCAGCCGATCTCGACGGTGCAGGGCGCGCTGGAGCTGATGGATACGCTGGCCCACTGGCTGAAGACCCTGACCGGCATGCCCGCCGTCGCCCTGTCGCCCAAGGCGGGCGCGCACGGCGAACTGTGCGGCCTGATGGCCATCCGCGCCGCCCACGAGGCCTCGGGCCAGCATGAGAAGCGCCGCAAGGTGCTGGTGCCCACCAGCGCCCACGGCACCAACCCGGCCACCGCCGCCTTCGTCGGCTACACCGTCGTCGAGGTCGCCCAGACCGAGGACGGCCGCGTGGACGTGGCCGACCTGGCGTCGAAGCTGGGCGACGACGTGGCCGCCATCATGGTGACCAACCCCAACACCTGCGGCCTGTTCGAGCGCGACATCCTGGAGATCAGCCGCCTGACGCACGCGGCCGGCGCCTACTTCTACTGCGACGGGGCCAACTTCAACGCCATCGTCGGCCGGGTTCGTCCGGGCGACCTGGGCGTGGATGCGATGCACATCAACCTCCACAAGACCTTCTCGACGCCGCACGGCGGCGGTGGTCCGGGCGCGGGTCCGGTGGTGCTGTCGGAGGCCCTGGCGCCCTTCGCGCCGGCGCCCTGGGTCGTGCACGACGACAACGGCTACCGCCTGATCGAGCGCGAGGAAGACGATGCCGAGCAGGCCTTTGGCCGTCTGTGCGCCTTCCAGGGCCAGATGGGCATGTATGTGCGCGCCCTGTCCTACATGATGAGCCACGGCGCCGACGGCCTGCGTCAGGTGGCCGAGGATGCGGTGCTGAACGCCAACTACATCAAGGCCCGCCTGTCGGACCTGATGTCGGCGGCCTTCCCAGACGGCCCCTGCATGCACGAGGCCCTGTTCGACGACGAGTGGCTGAAGGGCACGGACATCACCACGCTGGACTTCGCCAAGGCGATGATCGACGAGGGCTTCCACCCGATGACCATGTATTTCCCCCTGGTCGTCCACGGGGCCATGCTGATCGAGCCGACCGAGACCGAGTCGAAGGCCGAGCTGGACCGCTTCATCCACGCGATGCGCCTGCTGGCCGAGGCCGCGAAGGCCGGCGACGTCGATCGCTTCAAGGGCGCGCCCTTCCACGCCCCGCTGAAACGCCTGGACGAGACCCGCGCCGCCCGCTCGCCGGTGCTGCGCTGGACCGCGCCGGAAGGGTCGAACCAGGCGGCGTAAGACGGCGCGGATGTGTCTCGTCATCCTAGGATCCATACCCCGGCGGCGGCGACGTCCCGCTTCCAGACCGAGGGTATGGGTCCCAGGTGTTGCGTGTGGAGAGCGGCCTAAACCCGCCCGCGCAGACTGGCCCAGATCAAGCGGAGGCGTTTGACCGGTTCGGGCTCATCCGCACGTATCAAGGTCGCCGAGGCCACAGCCGGAAACGCCGCTGGGGGCAGGCCCTTCAACGCCGCGTTCGCCGCCTTGCGCCCCGCCCTCGCCTCGTCCGCGCGCCCCACCTGTCCAAGCCCACGCACCCGGCCCGCCTCAACCACCTTGTCCGCGTGGCCCGGACCGGCCAGCACATGGACCGCCGCCTGCATCGGGCCGACGTAGAAGGCGTCCAGGTCGTGGGGCTCGCCGTGGACCCGGCCGATATGGGCCTCGATCAGGGCGTCGAGGGGCGCGCGGTTCAGGGCGTGGCGGGCGACCAGGTCGGTCAGGGCCTCCAGCACAGGATGGCCCTTGCGGGGGATCCCGGCGAAGACCCCGTCCAACTGCTCGGCCCACCAAGTGTAGCGCATCTCGGCCAGCAGGGGCTGGGTCACGCGCGTCGGGATCGACATCAGCTCGGCCTCGAAGGCGTAGAGCGTGATCAGATCGGCGCGGGCGCGGTCGTCGGCGACCAGGCGGCTGGACAGCCAGCGGTCCAGATCGGCGGCGCGAACCTGGGCGTCCAGGGTTCCCGCCACCGCCGCCGGATCGGGTTCATTCACTGGTTCAGGCGGCACGCGAAACGGCGAAATCGGCCAGGTCTTCCAGGGCCGCGCGCCAGTCCGATGCGGGCAGGACGGCCAGGGCCGCCTTGGCCTGATCGGCATAGTCGCCGGCCAGATCCAGGGTCGCGCCGATGGCGCCGGAACCGACGACCAGCTCGCGGGCGCGAGCGAAATCCTCGGGCGTGCGTTCGCCCTTGGTCACGGTCCGCTCCCAGAAATCGTCCTCGCGGCCCCGGGTGCGGGCCACGGCCAGCAGCAGCGGCAGGGTGGCCTTGCCCTCGTTGAAGTCGTCGCCGGCGTTCTTGCCCAGGGCCTCGGCGGTCGCGCCATAGTCCAGGGCGTCGTCGGCCAGCTGGAAGGCGATGCCCAGGGCCATGCCGTAGTCGCGCAGCGCCTGGGTCGCAGCCGCATCGGCCCCGGCGCCCACGGCCCCCGCCTCGGCGGCGGCGGCGAACAGTTCAGCGGTCTTGGCCGAGATGATCTGCAGATAGGTGGCCTGATCCAGGTTCAGATCATGGGCGCGGGTCAGTTGCAGCACCTCGCCCTCCGAAATCACCCGCGACGCCTGGGCCAGAATGCCCAGGGCCCGCATCGAATCGGTCTCGACCATCAGTTCGAAGGCGCGGGCGAACAGGAAGTCGCCGACCAGGACACTGGTGGGCGCGCCCCAGATCAGATGGGCCGCCACCTTGCCGCGCCGCAGCTCGGAGGCGTCGACGATGTCGTCGTGCAGCAGGGTGGCGGTGTGGATGAACTCGACCGCGGCGGCCAGTTTCTTCGGCGACAGGATGTCGCCCTGCGCGCCCGCCGCCCTTGCGGCGGCGACCGTCAGCAGGGGCCGCAACCGCTTGCCCCCGGCCGAGACCAGGTGTTCGGCCAGTTTGGGGATGATCGGCACATCGGATTGCATCCGGTCGATGATCAACGCATCCACCTCGGTCATGTCGGATCCGGCCAGCCGGACGAGGGCGTTCACATCCCCCTGCGGGCGGGGAGCGGCGGCGAGGACAGCGTCCAAGGGATACTCTTTCACACGTTGCGCGGCATCGGCCGCGCAGGCAATTCCGACCGCGTCCGCTTGCCGGATCGCGATGGCGCGCACAATGGTGATCGACCCCCGGAGGGTCAAGGAGATTGAGGTTTGGACAGCGTCCCCGCCACGCCGGATGTCGTGGAGAACGCCCTGCTGAACGGCCGCGTGCGGCTGCGGCAACCCGCGCGCGGCTATCGCGCCGGCATGGACGCGGCCCTGCTGGCCGCCGCTGTCGCGCCCAGGTCGGGCGAGCGGCTGTTCGAGGCGGGCTGCGGCGCCGGCGCCGTGCTGATGCAGATCGCCGCCCGTCATGACGGGACGTCGCTGACGGGGCTGGAGCGTGATTCGCTCGCCGCCGATCTGGCGCGCGAGAATGCGGGGCTGAACGGGTTTGGGGATCGCACCACCATCATCGACGGCGATGTGGCGGCGGGGTTTCGCGCCCTGGACCTGACGCCGTTCGACTGGGCCGTGTCGAATCCGCCCTTCTTCGACGACCCCGGCGCCCTGCGCGCACCCGCGCCGGGCAAACAGGGCGCCTGGATGGCCGACGACGGCCTGGCCGCCTGGACCGGCCTGCTGCTGAAAGCGGTGCGGGAGGGGGGGCGGGTCGTGATCATCCACCGGGCCGACCGGCTGGCGGACCTGCTGGCCCTGCTGGGCGAAAAGGCCGGCTCCTTCGCCATCCGCCCGGTGCAACCCTTCGCCGACCAACCGGCCAAGCGGGTGCTGGTCCAGGCGATCAAGACCGGCAAGGCGCCCCTGCGCCTGCTCCCGCCGCTGGTCCTGCACGACCGCACGGGCGCGAAACACACGCCCGAGGCCGAGGCGATCCTGAGGGGCGAGGCGGCGCTGGATTGGTGAGGGTTTGGCGCTGGCACGAAAACAGGGTGACAAGGCGCCAAAGGCGCCAAAAGCGCCAGGTGGCTGATAGGGATTGAGAGTGCGTCGCCGTGGGTCATGGACGCATTTTACAGGCGCGGCGAACCCTGGTGGGAAAGGCGGCGCGAGAAACGGGCAAGCGGTTGAAAACCCTGGGACGGAACCAGCGTCATTGTGCGCGATGGGGGCCACCGACTTTCCTTCTCCCGGCGGGAGAAGGTGGCCCGAAGGGCCGGATGAGGGGTCCGCCGGTGGGCCAGTTCGCACCACCTTGCCCCTCACCCTTTCGCGCCAGAACGACGGCTGCGCCGCCGTGCGCTCAAGCCCTCTCCCGGCGGGAGAGGGAGACAGTAAGGCTCAGATCAATCCTGCCAGCGGCGACGAGGGGTCGGCGTACATCCGCTTGGGCATCCGGCCCGCCAGATAGGCGTCGCGGCCGGCGATGACGGCGTGCTTCATCGCCCGCGCCATGCGGATCGGATCCTTGGCCGCGGCGATGGCGGTGTTCATCAGCACGGCGTCGCAGCCCAGCTCCATCGCCCGGGTCGCATCAGAGGCCGTGCCCACCCCGGCGTCCACCAGAACCGGCACCTTGGCCTGTTCGACGATCAGGCGGACATTGACCTCGTTCTGGATGCCCAGGCCTGAGCCGATCGGGGCGGCGGCCGGCATGATGGCGGCGGCGCCGGCGTCTTCCAGACGCTTGGCCATGACCACGTCGTCGGTGCAATAGACCATCACGTCGAACCCGTCCTTTATCAGCAGGTCCAGCGCCCGCAGGGTCTCGATCATGTCGGGATACAGGTGGGCGGTGTTGGACAGGACCTCCAGCTTGACCAGGCTCCAGCCCCCCGCCTCGCGCGCCAGGCGCAGGGTGCGCACCGCGTCCTCGCCAGTGAAACAGCCGGCGGTGTTGGGCAGGAAGGTGAACCGGTCGGGCTTCACATAGTCGACCAGCATCGGCTGGTTCGGATCGGTCAGGTTCACCCGGCGCACGGCCACGGTCACGATCTCGGCCCCCGCCGCCTCGGCGGCGGCGGCGTTCTGGGCGTAGTCGGCGTATTTGCCGGTGCCCACGATCAGGCGGGAGGTAAAGGTGCGGCCGGCGACGGACCAGGTTTCGGGGGCTGTATCGGTCATGGGTGGTGACCTAGTCCTCCCTGGCCACAAGGGAAAGCGCCGTTGCTGCTTTTGATCGGGATCACCCGCCGCCGACGAATTGGACCAGTTCGATCCGGTCCCCCTCGGCCAGGGCGGTGACGGCGTAGAGCGACCGGGGCACGATCTCCAGATTGCGCTCGACCGCCACCTTGCGGGGGTCCAGCGCCAGTTCCTGGACCAGCTCCGTCACGGTCGTCGCATAGACCTCGCGTGGATCGCCGTTGACTTGAATATGCAAACCGTCTGCCTCGATGTTCTCTGCGGCGTGTCATAGCGCGTTTCGGCGCGGAGGGCATGGGGCGCCGTCGTCCTCAGCGCCTCATGATCTCACCCCTTTTCCCCGCCTTCTCGCCCCCTGCGACGGGAAAGCCGTTGACGCCCGCGCGGATGACGTTAGGTCAAGCCGTTTCGACGCTGCGCTTTGACCCGCGCCGCGCCTAAGCTACAAGGCCGGCCCTGAACCGTCAGAGGTCGCCCGATTCCGGAGCCTCGATTCGAGAACCGATGTCCGACACGTCCGTCATCTATGTGCTGAACGGCCCCAACCTGAACCTGCTCGGGGTGCGGGAGCCGGAGACCTATGGCCGCGACACTCTGGCGGACATCGAGCAGCGCTGCGTGACGGCGGCGGGCGAGGCGCAGATCGTGTTCCGCCAGACCAACCATGAAGGCGTGCTGGTCGACTGGATCCAGGAGGCGCGTGAAAAGGCGCAGGCCCTGATCATCAATCCGGCGGCCTATGGCCACACCTCGGTCGCCCTGCACGACGCCTTGAAGACCCTGACAATACCGGTGATCGAGCTTCATCTGTCCAATCCGGCGGCGCGCGAGGCGTTTCGCCACCACTCCTATGTGTCGTCCGCGGCGACCGGCGTCATCGCCGGCTTCGGCGCGGCCGGCTATGAACTGGCCGTCCAGGCGGCCCTCACCAAGGTTCGGGAACGCGCCTGAGGGCCGACCCGTTCGCATTCCAAGACGAAAGACAAAGGCGCACCCCAATGGCCGATGACAAGAAACACGCCGAGATCGACGCCGCCCTGGTTCGCCAGCTGGCCGAGATCCTGAACGAAACCGACCTGACCGAGGTCGAGGTCGAGCGCGGCGAGCTGCGCATCCGCGTGGCCCGCGAAATCACCATGCACGCCGCCCCGGTCCAGTACGCCGCCGCCCCGGCGCCGGCCGCTGCGCCCGTCGCCGCCGCCGCTCCGGTCTCCATGCCGTCGGACCCGGCCACCATCGTCGCCCGCGCCGGCGAAGAGGTGAAGTCGCCGATGGTCGGCACCGCCTATCTGCAGGCCTCGCCCGAGGCCGCGCCCTTCATCCAGGCCGGCGACAAGGTCAAGAAGGGCCAGACCCTGCTGATCGTCGAGGCCATGAAGACCATGAACCCGATCCAGGCCCCGCGCGACGGCGTCGTGGTCGAGATCCTGGTCGGCGACGCCCAGCCGGTCGAATACGGCGAGCCCCTCGTCCTGCTCGAGGGCTAAGCCATGTTCACGAAAGTCCTGATCGCCAACCGCGGCGAGATCGCGCTGCGCATCCACCGCGCGTGCAAGGAGATGGGCATCTCCACCGTCGCCGTGCACTCGGAAGCCGACCGCGGCGCCATGTGGGTGCGGCTGGCGGACGAGAGCGTCTGCATCGGCCCCGCCTCGGCGGCCAAGTCGTATCTGAACATCCCCTCGATCATCGCGGCGGCCGAGATCACCGGCGCCCAGGCGATCCACCCCGGCTATGGCTTCCTGTCCGAGAACGCCCGCTTCGCCGAGATCGTCGAAGCCCATGGCATGACCTTCATCGGTCCCAAGCCCGAACATATCCGGGTCATGGGCGACAAGATCAGCGCCAAACAGACCGTCATGGACGCCGGCATCCCGGTGGTCCCCGGCTCCAAGGGCGAGGTCGAGACCGTCGAGGCGGCGATCGAGGCCTCCAAGACCATCGGCTTCCCCCTGATCGTCAAGGCGGCGGCGGGCGGCGGCGGACGCGGCATGAAGGTGGCCCTGACGGCTGATGATCTGGTCGAGGCGGTGCAGACCGCCCAGTCCGAGGCCAAGGCCGCCTTCGGCAACGGCGCCGTCTATATGGAGCGCTATCTCCAGAAGCCGCGCCACATCGAGATCCAGGTCATCGCCGACAGCCATGGCAATGTCGTGCACCTGGGCGAACGCGACTGCTCGCTGCAACGCCGTCACCAGAAGGTGCTGGAAGAGGCCCCCTCGCCCGCCCTGTCGGCCGAGGGTCGCAAGAAGATCGGCGAGACGGTCAACAAGGCCATCGCCGCCATCGGCTATCTGGGCGTCGGCACCATCGAGTTCCTGTGGGAGGACGGCGAGTTCTTCTTCATCGAGATGAACACCCGTCTGCAAGTCGAGCATCCGGTTACGGAAATGATCACCGGCGTCGACCTGGTCCGCGAACAGGTCCGCATCGCCGCCGGCCTGCCCCTGTCCTTCACCCAGGAGGACATCAGCTTCGAAGGCCACGCCATCGAGGTGCGGATCAACGCCGAGAACCCCGAGACCTTCACCCCCTCGCCGGGCAAGATCACCGACTTCCACGCCCCCGGCGGCCTGGGCGTGCGTCTGGATAGCGCCATCTACGCTGGCTATTCGATCCCGCCCTATTATGACAGCCTGATCGGCAAGCTGATCGTGCACGGCCGCGACCGCGAAGAGGCCATTGCGCGCCTGAAGCGCTCGCTGAACGAGATCGTCATCGGCGGCGTCGACACCACCATCCCCCTGTTCCAGAAACTGTTGCAGGAGCCCGACATCCTGTCCGGCGACTATGACATCCACTGGCTGGAGAAGTGGGCCGCCCGTCAGAAGGGCGACGCCTGAACCTAGCGTGATCAGAGGAACCGGCCCATGCGTATCGCGGTGTTTGCGACCAAGGCCTATGACCGCCGGTTCCTCGACCTGGCCAACGCCGAGTTCGGCCACGACCTGAGCTGGTTCGAGGCGCGGCTTGACGAGACCACCGCGCCGCTGGCCGACGGTTTCGACGCCGTCTGCGTCTTCGTCAACGACCGGCTGGACGCCCCCGCCCTGACCCGACTGGCGCAAGGCGGGGTGCGCGCCGTGGCCCTGCGCTGCGCCGGCTACAACAATGTCGATCTGCGCACCGCCGAAAGCCTGGGCCTGACCGTCATCCGCGTGCCCGCCTATTCGCCCGAAGCGGTCGCCGAGTTCACCCTGGGCCTGCTGCTGGCGATGAACCGCAACATCCCCCGCGCCTCGGCCCGGGTGCGCGAGAACAACTTCGCCCTGGACGGCCTGATCGGCCGCAACCTGTCGGGGCGGACCGCCGGCATCGTCGGCACGGGCCGCATCGGCGCCCTGGTCGCGCGGGCGCTGAAACTGGGTTTCGGCTGCGAGGTTCTGGCCCATGATGTGGTCGAGGACGCCGCCCTGACCCAGATCGGCGTCCGCTACGTGGATCGCGAGACCCTGCTGCGCCAGTCCGACATCATCAGCCTGCACTGTCCGCTGACGCCCGATACGCGCCACCTGATCGACGGCCCGACCCTGGCGGCGGCGCGGCCGCGGGTGATGATCGTCAACACCAGCCGGGGCGCCCTGATCGACACCCAGGCCCTGATCGACGCGTTGAAGAGCCATCGTGTGGGCGGCGTCGCCCTGGACGTCTACGAACAAGAAGGCGACCTGTTCTTCGAGGACCTGTCGAACGAGATCATTCAGGACGACGTGTTCCAGCGCCTGCTGACCTTCCCGAACGTCCTGGTCACCGGCCACCAGGCCTTTCTGACCGAAGAGGCGCTGACGGCCATCGCCGTGACGACCCTGTCGGGCCTGGCTGAGATCGAGGCTGGGCGCCTCCCCGCCAATCGCGTGACCGCCGACCAGATCCGCCCCGTTCCATGAACGACCCCGACTTCAGCGCCGGCGGCCCGTTCGGCGGGTTCGGTCCGGAGGATCTGCTGGGGTGCTACGCCAGGGGC from Brevundimonas sp. SL130 encodes the following:
- a CDS encoding HisA/HisF-related TIM barrel protein: MTDTAPETWSVAGRTFTSRLIVGTGKYADYAQNAAAAEAAGAEIVTVAVRRVNLTDPNQPMLVDYVKPDRFTFLPNTAGCFTGEDAVRTLRLAREAGGWSLVKLEVLSNTAHLYPDMIETLRALDLLIKDGFDVMVYCTDDVVMAKRLEDAGAAAIMPAAAPIGSGLGIQNEVNVRLIVEQAKVPVLVDAGVGTASDATRAMELGCDAVLMNTAIAAAKDPIRMARAMKHAVIAGRDAYLAGRMPKRMYADPSSPLAGLI
- a CDS encoding polyprenyl synthetase family protein, with amino-acid sequence MDAVLAAAPRPQGDVNALVRLAGSDMTEVDALIIDRMQSDVPIIPKLAEHLVSAGGKRLRPLLTVAAARAAGAQGDILSPKKLAAAVEFIHTATLLHDDIVDASELRRGKVAAHLIWGAPTSVLVGDFLFARAFELMVETDSMRALGILAQASRVISEGEVLQLTRAHDLNLDQATYLQIISAKTAELFAAAAEAGAVGAGADAAATQALRDYGMALGIAFQLADDALDYGATAEALGKNAGDDFNEGKATLPLLLAVARTRGREDDFWERTVTKGERTPEDFARARELVVGSGAIGATLDLAGDYADQAKAALAVLPASDWRAALEDLADFAVSRAA
- the gcvT gene encoding glycine cleavage system aminomethyltransferase GcvT: MTDQALKTTPLNAAHRALGARMVGFGGYDMPVQYEGVLAEHRWTREHAGLFDVSHMGQCKITGEDATAQFERFVPGDYEILKAGKQKYSLLLNDKGGIIDDLMAGRPDHDGLFVVVNAGNKDKDFAFWSANLEGDAKLTVLDRALIAIQGPEAAEVMAAHEPILAEMGFMECARLMLFGADCYVSRSGYTGEDGYEISVPADQAERIWNTILEDARVKPIGLGARDSLRLEAGLPLHGHDIDPTTSPVEGALTFALSKSRKERADFNGADRILKELADGPSRVRIGLIVKEGAPAREGAEIADMDGNVIGKVTSGGPSPTLGKNIAMGFVPPAYAALGADLKVIVRGKTAAAEVVAMPFVAQRYYRKPKA
- the aroQ gene encoding type II 3-dehydroquinate dehydratase; the encoded protein is MSDTSVIYVLNGPNLNLLGVREPETYGRDTLADIEQRCVTAAGEAQIVFRQTNHEGVLVDWIQEAREKAQALIINPAAYGHTSVALHDALKTLTIPVIELHLSNPAAREAFRHHSYVSSAATGVIAGFGAAGYELAVQAALTKVRERA
- the gcvH gene encoding glycine cleavage system protein GcvH → MKFTKDHEWVSLDGDIATVGISKHAADALGDVVFVEVPEVGKTVAKGASFAVVESVKAASDVYAPVSGEVVEANDALSTAPETVNAAPEGDGWFAKIKVSDAAELDALMDRAAYDEFLKTL
- a CDS encoding tRNA1(Val) (adenine(37)-N6)-methyltransferase; its protein translation is MDSVPATPDVVENALLNGRVRLRQPARGYRAGMDAALLAAAVAPRSGERLFEAGCGAGAVLMQIAARHDGTSLTGLERDSLAADLARENAGLNGFGDRTTIIDGDVAAGFRALDLTPFDWAVSNPPFFDDPGALRAPAPGKQGAWMADDGLAAWTGLLLKAVREGGRVVIIHRADRLADLLALLGEKAGSFAIRPVQPFADQPAKRVLVQAIKTGKAPLRLLPPLVLHDRTGAKHTPEAEAILRGEAALDW
- the thiS gene encoding sulfur carrier protein ThiS, which translates into the protein MHIQVNGDPREVYATTVTELVQELALDPRKVAVERNLEIVPRSLYAVTALAEGDRIELVQFVGGG
- the gcvPB gene encoding aminomethyl-transferring glycine dehydrogenase subunit GcvPB; amino-acid sequence: MSTMNTVGRPTAPNQVQTKPATLTGGRGLLQNEALIFEGDGWGKTGVDLPEPKTDGSDLGDLVRKDPIGLPGLSEPEAMRHYVRLSQKNHAIDLAIYPLGSCTMKHNPRLNEKMARLAGFSDIHPLQPISTVQGALELMDTLAHWLKTLTGMPAVALSPKAGAHGELCGLMAIRAAHEASGQHEKRRKVLVPTSAHGTNPATAAFVGYTVVEVAQTEDGRVDVADLASKLGDDVAAIMVTNPNTCGLFERDILEISRLTHAAGAYFYCDGANFNAIVGRVRPGDLGVDAMHINLHKTFSTPHGGGGPGAGPVVLSEALAPFAPAPWVVHDDNGYRLIEREEDDAEQAFGRLCAFQGQMGMYVRALSYMMSHGADGLRQVAEDAVLNANYIKARLSDLMSAAFPDGPCMHEALFDDEWLKGTDITTLDFAKAMIDEGFHPMTMYFPLVVHGAMLIEPTETESKAELDRFIHAMRLLAEAAKAGDVDRFKGAPFHAPLKRLDETRAARSPVLRWTAPEGSNQAA
- the gcvPA gene encoding aminomethyl-transferring glycine dehydrogenase subunit GcvPA; the protein is MRYLPLTPDDRTAMLAAIGAKSIDDLFVDVPEAARLDGPVDLPRVAGEMEVERALSAMAAKNATAGATPFFCGAGAYKHHVPATVDHIIQRSEFLTSYTPYQPEIAQGTLQYLYEFQTQVANLTGMPVANASLYDGSTAMAEGVLMATRVTRRNKAVISGGVHPHYVKATETVVHAVGVETQVLAPAFDAEAAVIDQIGPDTACVVVQTPNVFGTATDVTKIAEAAHAAGALLIVVVTEAVSMGLLKSPGEMGADIVAAEGQSIGNALNFGGPYVGLFATREKLIRQMPGRLTGETVDADGERGFVLTLSTREQHIRRDKATSNICTNSGLCTLAFTIHMSLLGETGLRKLALLNHEKAVATRDALAAIPGVEILTDRFFNEFAVRLPKNAAEVVDTLAGHHLLAGVPYSRLAPDAGMDDVLLVAATETTLDVDIQILAKALTQVLGA
- a CDS encoding squalene/phytoene synthase family protein, with product MNEPDPAAVAGTLDAQVRAADLDRWLSSRLVADDRARADLITLYAFEAELMSIPTRVTQPLLAEMRYTWWAEQLDGVFAGIPRKGHPVLEALTDLVARHALNRAPLDALIEAHIGRVHGEPHDLDAFYVGPMQAAVHVLAGPGHADKVVEAGRVRGLGQVGRADEARAGRKAANAALKGLPPAAFPAVASATLIRADEPEPVKRLRLIWASLRGRV